In Chitinophaga sp. HK235, a single window of DNA contains:
- the recQ gene encoding DNA helicase RecQ: protein MAVVKVSLMDALREHFGFDSFKGNQEIIIQSILSGKDTFVIMPTGGGKSLCYQLPALMSSGCALIVSPLIALMKNQVDLVRGYSSKDNVAHFLNSTLSKAQIKKVRTDLLTGKTKLLYVAPETLTKQENLDFFRELEISFIAVDEAHCISEWGHDFRPEYRRLKEMIEQINDKLPIIALTATATPKVQSDIVKNLGLKDPNIYISSFNRSNLYYEIRSKRKKDQTIKDIVKYIHQHKGKSGIIYTLNRKTTEELADMLSANNIKAVAYHAGLDPTTRAQRQDMFLHEDVEVIVATIAFGMGIDKPDVRFVIHYNIPKSLENYYQETGRAGRDGLEGNCVCYYSHKDVQKLEHLMRDKPLSEREMGAQLINETVAYAESAVCRRKVILHYFGEKYETEDCGQCDNCRNPKEKIEVKNRVVIVLKAIRALEERFGSEYVVNVIAGKTSPQISTYRHDQLEVFGEGKEFDAHFWNSLLRQMMLEGLIEKDIEEYGLLKVTDKGKKFLKKPYSIMVALNHQFDEEGSEEEEEANAESHASADPALVEMLKEMRKKVAKEKNLPPFVIFLETSLEDMATQYPTTVQELEKIQGVSKGKAIRYGKQFIDVIAKYVEENNITKPDDFVMKSVVNKSGMKVFIIQNIDKKIPLETIAKSKELSISELLDEMETIVASGTKLNLDYCIDEELDDYAQEEIMEYFKGCETSSLALAREELIENDYTLEQLKLVRIKFLVEYGN, encoded by the coding sequence ATGGCTGTTGTAAAGGTAAGTTTGATGGATGCATTACGCGAACACTTTGGGTTCGATTCCTTCAAGGGAAATCAGGAAATAATCATACAAAGCATCCTGTCGGGTAAAGATACCTTCGTTATCATGCCAACAGGCGGAGGTAAATCCCTGTGCTACCAGTTGCCGGCACTGATGAGTTCGGGTTGTGCACTGATTGTATCTCCGTTGATAGCGCTGATGAAAAACCAGGTAGACCTGGTACGGGGTTACAGTAGTAAAGACAATGTGGCGCACTTTCTGAATTCTACCCTCTCCAAAGCGCAGATCAAAAAGGTAAGGACCGACCTGCTGACAGGGAAAACAAAGCTCCTGTATGTAGCGCCCGAAACGCTGACCAAACAGGAAAACCTCGACTTCTTCCGTGAGCTTGAAATTTCCTTCATCGCCGTGGACGAAGCCCACTGTATCTCTGAATGGGGACACGATTTCCGCCCGGAATACCGTCGCCTGAAAGAGATGATCGAACAGATCAACGACAAACTGCCGATCATTGCCCTCACTGCAACAGCCACTCCCAAAGTACAGAGCGATATCGTAAAAAACCTGGGCTTAAAAGATCCCAATATTTATATCTCTTCTTTCAACCGTTCCAACCTGTACTACGAGATCAGGTCCAAACGTAAGAAAGATCAGACTATCAAGGACATCGTCAAGTATATCCATCAGCATAAAGGAAAAAGCGGCATCATCTACACGCTCAACCGGAAAACCACCGAAGAGCTCGCTGATATGCTGTCTGCCAACAATATCAAGGCGGTAGCTTATCATGCCGGTCTTGATCCTACTACCCGTGCACAACGTCAGGATATGTTCCTGCATGAAGATGTGGAAGTGATTGTGGCCACCATTGCCTTTGGTATGGGTATCGACAAACCGGATGTACGTTTTGTGATCCACTACAACATCCCCAAAAGCCTGGAAAACTACTACCAGGAAACCGGTCGTGCCGGCCGCGATGGACTGGAAGGCAACTGTGTCTGCTACTACTCCCATAAAGATGTACAGAAACTGGAGCACCTGATGCGCGACAAACCCCTCAGTGAAAGGGAAATGGGCGCTCAGCTGATCAATGAGACTGTGGCCTACGCCGAAAGCGCCGTATGCCGCCGTAAAGTTATCCTGCACTACTTCGGAGAAAAATATGAAACAGAAGACTGTGGCCAGTGTGATAACTGCCGCAATCCGAAAGAAAAGATAGAAGTAAAAAACAGGGTGGTAATCGTACTGAAAGCCATCCGTGCCCTGGAAGAACGTTTTGGCAGCGAGTATGTTGTCAATGTGATTGCCGGCAAAACCAGTCCTCAGATCTCCACCTACCGCCACGATCAGCTGGAGGTGTTTGGAGAAGGAAAGGAATTTGATGCTCACTTCTGGAATTCCCTCCTCCGCCAGATGATGCTGGAAGGTCTGATAGAAAAGGATATCGAAGAATATGGCCTTTTGAAAGTGACCGACAAAGGCAAAAAATTCCTCAAAAAGCCCTACTCCATCATGGTGGCCCTCAACCATCAGTTTGACGAAGAGGGTAGCGAAGAAGAGGAAGAAGCCAATGCCGAATCCCACGCCTCTGCCGACCCGGCATTAGTCGAAATGCTGAAGGAGATGCGTAAAAAAGTGGCCAAGGAAAAGAACCTACCTCCTTTCGTGATCTTCCTGGAAACATCCCTCGAAGATATGGCGACCCAATATCCGACCACCGTACAGGAACTGGAAAAAATACAGGGTGTCAGCAAAGGCAAGGCCATCCGCTATGGTAAACAGTTCATTGATGTGATCGCCAAGTATGTGGAAGAGAACAACATTACCAAACCGGATGATTTTGTAATGAAGAGCGTGGTCAATAAAAGCGGTATGAAGGTGTTCATCATCCAGAATATCGACAAAAAAATCCCGCTGGAAACCATCGCCAAAAGCAAGGAACTCAGTATCTCCGAATTACTCGATGAAATGGAGACCATCGTAGCCAGCGGTACTAAACTAAACCTTGACTACTGCATCGATGAAGAACTGGATGATTACGCGCAGGAAGAGATCATGGAATACTTTAAAGGCTGTGAAACGTCCAGCCTTGCACTAGCCAGGGAGGAGCTGATCGAAAATGATTACACCCTGGAACAACTAAAGCTGGTAAGGATCAAGTTCCTGGTAGAATACGGCAACTAG
- a CDS encoding DUF3050 domain-containing protein, whose translation MNIEKIQETIANTREKVISHPLYASLESLDDIRLFMEYHVYAVWDFMSLLKGLQQHLTCVQVPWVPVGNAATRYLINEIVTGEESDVDMDGNRCSHFELYERAMEQAGADTSKIKALISAISAGTPVSSILEKSSLPEAVKGFLGFTFEVIASGKPHIMAAVFTFGREDLIPDMFHALVKDMDRKFPGKLGTFIYYLERHIEVDGDHHSQLAMQMVQELCGNDSEKWEEAAEYARKSLQWRTQLWSGILQEKVF comes from the coding sequence ATGAATATCGAGAAAATACAGGAGACCATCGCAAACACACGGGAAAAAGTCATTTCCCATCCTCTATATGCTTCCCTCGAAAGCCTTGACGACATCCGCCTTTTTATGGAATACCATGTGTATGCCGTATGGGATTTTATGTCTCTGCTGAAAGGTTTACAACAGCATCTCACCTGTGTACAGGTTCCCTGGGTACCGGTTGGCAACGCAGCTACCCGTTACCTGATCAATGAAATCGTTACCGGTGAAGAAAGTGATGTGGATATGGACGGCAACCGTTGCAGTCATTTTGAGCTGTACGAACGGGCCATGGAACAGGCAGGTGCTGATACAAGCAAAATAAAGGCGCTTATTTCGGCTATTTCCGCCGGTACGCCCGTAAGCTCCATTTTGGAAAAATCCTCGCTTCCTGAAGCTGTAAAGGGCTTTCTCGGCTTTACCTTTGAGGTGATCGCATCCGGCAAACCACATATCATGGCAGCTGTGTTCACTTTTGGCCGTGAAGACCTTATTCCGGACATGTTCCATGCCCTGGTAAAAGACATGGACCGGAAATTCCCCGGCAAGCTCGGCACCTTCATCTATTATCTCGAAAGACATATCGAAGTGGATGGCGATCATCACAGTCAACTTGCCATGCAGATGGTACAGGAGCTCTGTGGGAACGATTCTGAAAAATGGGAAGAAGCTGCCGAATATGCCCGTAAGTCGCTACAGTGGCGCACTCAGCTCTGGAGTGGTATCCTTCAGGAAAAAGTTTTTTAA
- a CDS encoding RNA polymerase sigma factor — protein sequence MLIHHNAQFEAIYKDTLPRVARMVHQMGGDPDMAKDIFHDAVIIWMEKKQASSHTITSDTAYIQGIARILCLRKLKDDHQYLSIDADDDHYAVPADFYETPAVRKPVIDYLKSAGRKCLQLLQAFYYDKLSMAEITRSMQYKTQHVATVQKYKCLEKIREQVKQIDYEEAAL from the coding sequence ATGCTTATTCATCATAACGCACAGTTCGAAGCGATATATAAAGACACGCTGCCGAGAGTGGCCCGGATGGTGCATCAGATGGGAGGCGATCCGGACATGGCGAAAGATATCTTTCATGATGCCGTGATCATCTGGATGGAAAAAAAACAGGCCTCTTCCCATACAATCACCTCAGATACCGCCTATATACAGGGCATCGCCCGCATACTCTGCCTGCGCAAGCTGAAAGATGACCATCAATACCTGTCTATCGATGCAGATGATGATCATTACGCGGTTCCGGCCGACTTCTATGAAACACCGGCCGTCCGCAAACCTGTGATCGATTATCTGAAATCAGCCGGCAGAAAATGTTTACAGCTACTGCAGGCCTTCTATTACGATAAACTGTCTATGGCTGAAATAACCCGCAGCATGCAATATAAAACGCAGCATGTGGCCACCGTACAGAAATACAAATGCCTCGAAAAAATAAGAGAACAAGTAAAACAGATAGATTATGAGGAAGCAGCTTTGTGA
- a CDS encoding ClpP family protease, whose protein sequence is MAFLIPTVIDGDGRNAFDIYSLLLKERIIFLGTSIDDQVANLIVAQLLYLDSQSHQPISMYINSPGGVVYAGLAIYDTMKMLKSPVSTMCMGFTGSMATVILTAGAQGQRYALPHATVHMHPTGGGAKGYTEDVRIAYREQERLQNQIFYLIALHAGRRTEEIEAAFENDHFMNAIEARSFGLIDQVLGSTEDLIALEHAPFRVALMQQLLSQEKTLIDSSHPTLPG, encoded by the coding sequence ATGGCTTTTCTGATTCCTACCGTTATTGACGGCGATGGCCGCAATGCCTTTGATATATACAGTCTGCTGCTGAAAGAGCGGATTATCTTTCTCGGTACATCCATAGATGACCAGGTGGCCAATCTGATTGTTGCACAGCTGTTGTATCTCGACAGCCAGAGCCACCAGCCGATCAGCATGTACATCAACAGTCCGGGTGGTGTGGTGTATGCCGGACTGGCTATCTACGACACCATGAAAATGCTTAAATCGCCTGTTTCCACCATGTGCATGGGCTTCACCGGCAGTATGGCCACGGTGATCCTCACCGCCGGGGCACAAGGCCAGCGATATGCTCTTCCGCACGCCACTGTACATATGCATCCTACCGGCGGCGGTGCCAAAGGTTACACCGAAGACGTCCGTATCGCCTACCGGGAACAGGAACGACTGCAAAACCAGATCTTCTATCTTATTGCCCTACATGCGGGCCGCCGTACAGAAGAAATTGAAGCTGCCTTCGAAAACGATCATTTCATGAATGCTATAGAAGCCCGCTCCTTCGGCCTTATAGACCAGGTGTTAGGTAGTACGGAAGACCTCATTGCGTTGGAACACGCGCCCTTCCGGGTGGCACTGATGCAACAGCTCCTCTCTCAGGAAAAAACCCTTATTGACAGCTCCCATCCAACACTGCCCGGATGA
- a CDS encoding ABC transporter permease, whose protein sequence is MIKNYFLVAWRNLQKNRFFTAVNITGLSIGMAFVLLIAAYTWGEWQVNAFFKNNERIFALKSKWVNSDMGFEGTSIGPLAKALQEHYPSLVSTCYRNDAITSIVSVGDRHFRERLQPGDSTFLQLFSFPLLHGDGRTAMQQPNAVVLTASKARQFFGKTDVVGQTVDIQSFDGKKQHFEVTAVLQDPPFNTVSGYTRTVMNDIFLAPGSLAFFGRQSLFENWGARYTVAYVEVKPGVTPAQIQQAAATLLKTNASADVYKNLTVEPVSLRSYYLGMNNGIAEKMITALVLVALFILIMAIINFVNISIGNSLTRLKEIGVRKAMGGRKQQLIIQFIAESVLVAAFAFIVALMLFTLLRPLFGHMLEKDIPDLSSFPYWFVIFPVLTILLTGLTAGIYPAFVLSSQPSVTALRGKLQQVKEKVVFRRSLIVVQFVTAIIVFSAAIVINGQLTFFFHKNLGYNKDHVITTPVPRDWTMNGVKHIESVRNDFANVPEILSVSYSYEIPNGNNNSSNMLYRPQTDSTQAVTAVSLITDEQFSHTYDIKMEAGSFFSGAPEKNRDSTQLVLNESAVRALGWKSAQEAINQPVKMYNYPKVLYVAGVVRDFHFSSLHVPIAPTFFMHPYISQQFRYLSFRLKSGDPGTGIAAIQRKWLELFPEAPFEYKFLDDMIAQLYAREQQMKKAAQWATVVALLIVLLGVLGIVTLSMARRNKEMGIRKILGASALQITGLFAQEFSLVMLIANLVAWPVAWFILRQWLMNYAYRIDLNLFPFVAVAVSLVVLVCMIVWGMTRRLAVMNPVKSLRTE, encoded by the coding sequence ATGATAAAAAACTATTTTCTGGTAGCGTGGAGAAATCTCCAAAAGAACAGATTCTTTACTGCAGTAAATATCACTGGTTTATCAATAGGGATGGCCTTTGTGCTGTTGATCGCTGCTTATACATGGGGAGAATGGCAGGTGAATGCTTTCTTCAAAAATAATGAGCGGATTTTTGCACTCAAAAGTAAATGGGTTAATTCCGATATGGGATTTGAAGGAACATCCATCGGCCCGCTGGCAAAGGCATTACAGGAGCATTATCCATCTCTGGTAAGTACCTGTTACAGGAATGATGCCATCACCTCCATTGTGAGTGTTGGCGACCGGCATTTCAGGGAAAGGTTGCAACCAGGAGACTCTACTTTTCTGCAGCTGTTCAGCTTTCCGTTATTGCACGGAGATGGCCGAACGGCAATGCAACAGCCCAATGCAGTAGTTTTAACAGCTTCCAAAGCCCGGCAGTTTTTTGGAAAGACGGATGTAGTAGGACAAACAGTGGATATTCAGTCGTTTGATGGCAAAAAGCAGCATTTTGAAGTGACAGCTGTTTTACAGGATCCTCCTTTCAACACGGTTTCCGGATATACCAGGACCGTTATGAACGACATTTTCCTGGCTCCCGGCAGCCTTGCCTTTTTTGGGAGACAAAGCCTGTTTGAAAACTGGGGCGCACGTTATACGGTTGCCTATGTGGAAGTGAAGCCTGGTGTGACACCGGCCCAGATACAACAGGCGGCAGCCACTTTATTGAAAACGAATGCATCGGCAGACGTATATAAAAACCTGACTGTAGAACCAGTGTCGTTGAGATCATATTACCTTGGGATGAACAACGGTATTGCAGAGAAAATGATCACTGCACTGGTATTGGTGGCCTTGTTTATTTTGATCATGGCTATCATCAATTTTGTCAATATCTCCATTGGCAATTCACTTACAAGGTTAAAGGAAATCGGCGTCAGAAAAGCAATGGGAGGGAGGAAGCAGCAACTGATCATTCAGTTTATAGCGGAATCGGTACTGGTAGCGGCTTTTGCATTTATCGTAGCACTGATGTTGTTTACCTTGCTACGTCCATTGTTCGGTCATATGTTAGAGAAGGATATACCAGACCTGAGCAGTTTTCCATACTGGTTTGTTATTTTCCCCGTATTGACCATTCTGCTGACCGGCCTGACTGCGGGCATTTATCCAGCATTTGTATTGTCTTCACAGCCATCTGTAACAGCTTTAAGAGGTAAGCTGCAGCAGGTGAAAGAAAAGGTGGTATTCAGACGATCACTGATCGTTGTGCAGTTTGTAACTGCTATCATAGTATTTTCGGCCGCTATAGTGATCAATGGTCAGTTAACTTTCTTCTTCCATAAAAACCTGGGATATAACAAAGATCATGTGATCACAACACCTGTGCCACGTGACTGGACAATGAATGGTGTAAAGCATATTGAATCTGTCAGGAATGATTTTGCTAATGTTCCGGAGATATTGTCTGTGAGTTATTCTTATGAAATACCCAATGGGAATAACAACAGCTCCAACATGCTCTACAGGCCTCAAACAGACTCCACACAGGCAGTGACAGCGGTATCGCTGATCACAGATGAGCAGTTCAGCCATACTTACGATATCAAAATGGAAGCCGGCAGTTTCTTCTCTGGTGCCCCGGAGAAAAACAGGGACTCTACCCAGTTGGTGCTGAATGAGTCTGCAGTACGGGCACTGGGGTGGAAGAGCGCACAAGAGGCGATCAACCAGCCGGTGAAAATGTACAACTATCCAAAGGTGTTGTATGTAGCGGGTGTGGTACGTGATTTTCATTTCAGCAGTCTGCATGTACCGATAGCCCCTACGTTTTTTATGCATCCCTATATATCGCAGCAGTTCCGCTATTTATCCTTCCGTTTGAAGTCTGGAGATCCGGGAACGGGAATTGCAGCCATTCAGCGGAAATGGCTGGAGTTGTTTCCGGAAGCGCCTTTTGAATACAAGTTTCTGGATGATATGATTGCACAACTATATGCCAGGGAACAACAAATGAAGAAGGCGGCGCAATGGGCTACTGTGGTGGCTTTGCTGATCGTGTTGCTGGGAGTGTTAGGTATCGTGACACTTAGCATGGCCAGAAGGAACAAGGAAATGGGTATCAGAAAAATACTAGGTGCTTCGGCCTTACAGATCACAGGACTTTTTGCGCAGGAGTTTTCCCTGGTGATGCTGATTGCCAACCTGGTAGCATGGCCGGTTGCCTGGTTTATCCTGCGTCAGTGGCTGATGAATTATGCTTACCGCATAGATCTGAATCTGTTTCCTTTCGTTGCAGTAGCGGTGTCGCTGGTAGTGCTGGTATGTATGATTGTCTGGGGTATGACCCGGCGGCTGGCTGTGATGAATCCTGTGAAGAGCCTGAGAACAGAATAA
- a CDS encoding alpha-galactosidase, translating to MKKLLSIGLLLFSQWVQAQQIRINTLNSSLVYSVNGQGRLVQEYFGKTLQPAGGNNSSQSGQEAYITAGMESLLDPAIRIVHNDGNPSLELKYVTFQSAKKDDNVTTTDITLKDPVYPVTVILHFEAYFREDVIKAWTEIKHTEKQPVLLTAYASSMLHFKAGHYWLSQFHGDWAREATMVEEQLNKGTKILDSKLGVRANMYQSPMFLLSLDQAPEENSGAVLAGTLAWTGNFRFGFEIDEKNALHVSAGINPYASDYTLKPNEVFTTPAFIFTWSDSGKGQTSRNLQHWAVNYGILDGHTPRLTLLNNWEATGMHFDEQKLTSLFGGAAKLGVDLFLLDDGWFANKYPRNDDKAGLGDWDNNKEKLPHGLGFLVKEAQKQGVKFGIWLEPEMVNPKSELYTQHPDWILRLPNRAEHYYRNQMVLDLINPAVQDFVFDVVDKTMSENPGIAYIKWDCNRTLTNTYSPYLKEKQSHLFIEYTRSLYKVLERVRVKYPHLPIMLCSGGGGRTDYGAMKYFTEFWPSDNTDALDRIYIQYGYSHFFPANTMAAHITNMGKQSLKFRTDVAMMGKLGYDIKVDNFTPQELQFSHDAVTTYNRVRDIVWYGDLYRLVSPYQQPRAVFQYTSTDKQKTIVFHYLMNTRRGDVFPLVKLQGLDPKKNYRVNEINLFPGTASAFNNKVYSGDFLMNAGISLTPGKVKPLTSNILEVVAE from the coding sequence ATGAAAAAACTACTAAGCATAGGCCTGTTGCTGTTTTCCCAATGGGTACAGGCCCAGCAGATACGGATCAATACCCTTAACAGCAGCCTGGTTTACAGCGTTAATGGCCAGGGCCGGCTTGTACAGGAATATTTTGGCAAGACGCTTCAACCAGCAGGCGGTAACAACAGTAGCCAATCAGGGCAGGAAGCCTATATCACCGCCGGTATGGAAAGCCTGCTGGACCCGGCCATCCGCATAGTGCACAACGACGGTAATCCCTCGCTGGAACTGAAATATGTAACATTCCAGTCTGCCAAAAAAGATGATAACGTTACCACCACCGATATCACCCTTAAGGATCCCGTATATCCGGTAACCGTTATTCTTCATTTTGAGGCCTATTTCCGGGAAGATGTGATCAAAGCCTGGACAGAGATCAAACATACCGAAAAACAGCCCGTATTGCTGACCGCTTACGCATCCTCCATGCTACATTTTAAAGCAGGACACTACTGGCTCTCTCAATTCCATGGCGACTGGGCCCGGGAGGCGACGATGGTGGAAGAACAACTTAACAAAGGCACTAAAATACTGGACAGCAAACTGGGTGTTCGGGCTAATATGTATCAGTCACCCATGTTTCTCCTCTCGCTGGACCAGGCTCCTGAAGAAAACAGCGGAGCCGTACTGGCAGGTACACTTGCCTGGACCGGTAATTTCCGTTTCGGCTTTGAAATAGACGAAAAAAACGCCTTGCATGTAAGTGCAGGCATCAATCCTTACGCCAGCGACTACACGCTGAAACCCAATGAAGTATTTACCACCCCGGCCTTTATCTTTACCTGGTCTGACAGCGGTAAAGGCCAGACCAGCCGCAACCTGCAGCACTGGGCAGTTAATTATGGCATACTCGATGGGCATACTCCCCGTCTCACGCTGCTCAATAACTGGGAGGCCACCGGTATGCATTTTGATGAACAAAAGCTGACCAGCCTCTTTGGCGGAGCAGCCAAGCTGGGAGTAGATCTCTTCCTGCTCGATGATGGCTGGTTTGCCAACAAATATCCCCGTAATGATGATAAAGCCGGCCTGGGTGACTGGGACAACAACAAGGAAAAACTACCACATGGCTTAGGTTTCCTCGTAAAAGAGGCACAAAAACAAGGCGTTAAATTCGGTATCTGGCTGGAACCGGAAATGGTAAATCCTAAAAGTGAACTTTACACCCAACACCCCGACTGGATACTGCGTCTGCCCAACAGGGCCGAACACTATTACCGCAACCAGATGGTACTGGACCTGATAAATCCTGCCGTACAGGACTTTGTTTTTGATGTGGTAGACAAAACCATGTCAGAGAATCCCGGTATAGCCTACATTAAATGGGACTGCAATCGTACGCTCACAAATACCTACTCTCCCTATCTGAAAGAAAAACAATCTCATCTTTTTATAGAATATACCCGCAGTTTGTACAAGGTACTCGAAAGGGTACGTGTCAAATATCCACATCTTCCGATCATGCTGTGCTCGGGTGGTGGCGGTCGTACGGACTATGGCGCCATGAAGTATTTCACCGAATTCTGGCCCAGCGACAATACAGATGCACTCGACAGAATATATATTCAGTATGGTTATTCACACTTCTTCCCTGCCAATACAATGGCCGCACATATCACGAATATGGGCAAACAGTCGCTGAAATTCAGAACAGATGTAGCGATGATGGGCAAACTAGGTTATGATATTAAAGTGGATAATTTTACACCACAGGAGTTGCAGTTCAGTCATGATGCGGTTACTACGTATAACCGTGTACGTGATATCGTATGGTATGGCGATCTGTACCGGCTTGTTTCTCCTTACCAACAGCCCAGAGCTGTATTTCAGTATACCAGTACAGACAAACAGAAAACAATTGTATTTCACTATCTGATGAATACCCGCCGCGGAGATGTATTTCCGCTGGTGAAGCTGCAGGGTCTTGATCCGAAGAAAAACTACCGGGTCAATGAAATCAATCTTTTCCCCGGAACAGCCTCTGCTTTCAACAACAAAGTATATAGCGGGGATTTCCTGATGAATGCAGGCATCAGCCTTACACCCGGAAAGGTAAAACCACTGACCAGTAATATACTGGAAGTAGTAGCGGAATAA
- a CDS encoding IS1182 family transposase produces MPKGKTLSVVFKANQQHQAMLFPPEIGDLIAENHPVRVVDDVIEKIDITLLLKRYKAGGTSSYHPRMLLKVLIYAYINNIYSSRKIEEALGQNIHFMWLSGMSKPDHNTINRFRGERLQKVLQPIFTQVVLLLCEEGLLNIKELYTDGTKIESQANRYSFVWSNGIKYSKEKIKQQLNDLWKYAQSVAASELGDDTDPSGYDKIDSEKVSKTIAAINDALKEKPIDKRIRQKLGYAHRNWPSALDKYEQQEQIIGSNRNSYSKTDPAATFMRMKEDHMKNGQLKPAYNLQISTNNQYIVNYSLHQQSTDTSTLISHLLQYIRLYKRVPANITADAGYGSEQNYQWLENRRITAYVKHASFDRNQHRSTKTREMFKAQNLPYNAEKDHYICPAGQRMRRKSTFPKTTKNGYGQTITTYQARTCEGCTLRQMCHDQQTNRIIEVNHNLNRLKELADKRLKGRKGIQKRKQRCHDVESVFANIKHNHGFKRFMLKGMDKVSIEMGLMAMAHNLRKKTA; encoded by the coding sequence ATGCCCAAAGGAAAAACACTATCAGTAGTCTTTAAAGCCAATCAGCAGCACCAGGCTATGCTTTTCCCTCCCGAGATTGGGGATCTGATAGCCGAGAATCACCCAGTTCGTGTGGTGGATGACGTAATAGAAAAGATCGATATAACTTTATTGCTGAAGCGTTATAAAGCAGGAGGAACCAGCAGTTACCATCCCAGGATGTTATTGAAAGTCCTTATTTACGCTTATATAAATAACATTTACAGTAGCCGTAAAATAGAGGAGGCACTAGGCCAGAACATCCACTTTATGTGGCTTAGTGGTATGAGTAAACCCGATCATAATACGATCAACAGGTTCCGTGGTGAACGCTTGCAAAAGGTATTACAACCTATATTCACCCAGGTGGTATTGTTGTTATGCGAAGAAGGCTTACTGAACATAAAAGAACTGTACACTGACGGGACAAAGATAGAATCGCAGGCAAATCGCTACAGTTTTGTATGGAGCAATGGCATTAAGTACAGTAAAGAAAAAATAAAACAGCAGCTTAATGACTTGTGGAAATATGCACAATCAGTGGCAGCTTCAGAATTGGGTGATGATACGGACCCATCCGGATATGACAAAATCGACAGTGAAAAAGTCAGTAAAACAATAGCGGCCATCAATGACGCCCTCAAAGAAAAACCCATAGACAAGCGGATCAGACAAAAGCTGGGATATGCTCACCGTAACTGGCCTTCAGCGTTGGATAAGTATGAGCAACAGGAACAAATAATAGGCTCTAACCGCAATAGCTATAGCAAAACAGATCCCGCCGCTACCTTTATGCGTATGAAGGAAGATCATATGAAGAATGGTCAGCTTAAACCAGCTTATAATCTCCAGATAAGTACTAATAATCAATACATCGTCAATTACAGCCTTCATCAGCAGTCCACGGATACATCAACTTTAATCAGTCATCTCCTGCAGTATATACGGTTATATAAACGAGTGCCCGCCAATATTACAGCGGATGCAGGGTATGGCAGCGAACAGAACTATCAATGGTTGGAAAACAGGAGAATTACGGCTTATGTTAAGCATGCTTCCTTCGATCGCAACCAGCACCGGTCAACTAAAACCAGGGAAATGTTCAAGGCCCAAAACCTACCCTACAATGCTGAAAAGGACCACTATATCTGCCCTGCCGGCCAGCGAATGCGTAGAAAAAGTACGTTCCCAAAAACAACTAAAAACGGGTACGGGCAAACAATAACTACTTATCAAGCCAGAACATGCGAAGGATGTACATTACGGCAGATGTGTCATGATCAACAAACAAATCGCATCATAGAAGTAAATCATAATCTAAATCGTCTTAAGGAGCTGGCTGACAAACGATTAAAAGGAAGAAAAGGAATACAGAAGCGTAAACAACGTTGCCATGACGTGGAATCTGTCTTCGCAAATATTAAGCATAATCATGGCTTTAAAAGATTTATGCTAAAAGGGATGGATAAAGTGTCAATCGAAATGGGATTAATGGCTATGGCACACAATCTTAGAAAGAAAACAGCATAA